The genomic region TTAGCGATTTTAAAAGAGAAATTATTCTCATTTTGAGAAAAGGAGTTAAAAGATGACTGAGAAAGAAGAAAAAGAAGACCTGCAAGCACAAGATAAAGAAGAGCAGCAAAATAAGGCTGATACTAAAGTTATAAGTGCGCAGGAATTTGAAGAGTACATGCGCTTTAAAGAGCAAGCAAATAGTAAATCCAAAGAGACAAGTCGAGATTTAAGTATAAATGAACGAATAACAAAAGAACTCGCAGAAGTTGAAGAGAGGGAGCGTATTAAAAAGCAATTATTGCTAGAGGCTGAGCGCATAAATGAAATTGATACACTTGCAAAAGCACATCTTAGCAATCATTTCAATAAGGAGGTGTTGCTTGCAAAAGGATACACATTAAAAGACATTATGCAAGCACAACGTAGAGAACTTGTGCGCAAGTTCGTTCCAATTGAGCAAATTAAAGCTATTGCCAAAGTATCAGACATAAGTCATATCGATGGAGAGATGTTAGAGCAACTTGTTTCTTTAGCAAAAGTGAATATTAAATTAAGAAAAACTGCGAGTAGCAATTTTTCTTCTGTTGACTCTGTCAGAGGCAATATTGTTGTTAAATCAGAAGAGAGAGCAAGTTTGCTTGATTCTAATTTTGTACCTATTAATTTCACAGAATTTGTACAAGCGATAAGTAATACTTACAAGCAAAGACGAATTCAATTTTATGAAAATCTAAAAAGACATAAAAGAACAAGTATTGCTTAAAGGAGTTTTTAATGAGCGATGGTATTACAAAAATAAAAGAAGAGTTTGATAAAAAAGTTGCAGAAATTAAAGCATTAATGAAAAATCCTCAGCAAGATGCTGGTTTGCTTAGGAATTCTGTAGACTTTAGAGATAAAAATCTAATTTACTCCAATTCGGATGGAGTTTTTACTAGTAGTAAAGACAAAATAGAAAATTATCCTGCTAAAGGGTATCCATACAAGCGTGGAGTCAAGCTTAGTTTTAGTGCAGATGGTACAACAGAACTAGAAGTTGAGGCTGGTGGTGGGGATGACTTGTACGGAATATGCACTGATATAGATGAGTTTACTGGCATGGCAACTGTAGTTCCAATTATAAATAACTTCACGGGGTATTTAACATTTAAGAAAAATGGACAAAATGGTG from Borreliella burgdorferi B31 harbors:
- a CDS encoding DUF1357 domain-containing protein, whose protein sequence is MTEKEEKEDLQAQDKEEQQNKADTKVISAQEFEEYMRFKEQANSKSKETSRDLSINERITKELAEVEERERIKKQLLLEAERINEIDTLAKAHLSNHFNKEVLLAKGYTLKDIMQAQRRELVRKFVPIEQIKAIAKVSDISHIDGEMLEQLVSLAKVNIKLRKTASSNFSSVDSVRGNIVVKSEERASLLDSNFVPINFTEFVQAISNTYKQRRIQFYENLKRHKRTSIA
- a CDS encoding DUF228 domain-containing protein, yielding MSDGITKIKEEFDKKVAEIKALMKNPQQDAGLLRNSVDFRDKNLIYSNSDGVFTSSKDKIENYPAKGYPYKRGVKLSFSADGTTELEVEAGGGDDLYGICTDIDEFTGMATVVPIINNFTGYLTFKKNGQNGVNPGDKLHFNAQGELEKNGGNDKSVNAIALSKVHKLTEELSIVLASVFGNRALKGN